The genomic window TCCAAAAAACTCCTTACCTCGCGGCACTGCGTCGCATCGCGAAGCCCAGCGTCGTTCATTCATGGGGCGTTCACATCGGTCTCCTCAGTTTAATCTAGGGAGCGACCGCAATTGAACAGCGTTTGGCGCGGCCGAGACGTCGCGTCGCAACTGCGCTGTTCAGATTCAGGGAGGATTCCATGCTGAGGATATTGGGTCTTAAGGCAAGCCCGATGCGCTTGCTCGGGATCGCGGCCGCCACGACATTGATGCTGTCGGCCGGCAGCGCGCGTCGCGCCGAAGCACTCACCTTGATCAATCCGGCGACGTCGCCCGCGACGAAGGCTGCGGCCAACGATCTCGTCACGCAGGTTCGCCACGGCGGCGGCGGGCACGGCGGACATGGTGGCGGTTTTCACGGCGGAGGTTTCCGCGGTGGCGGACATTTTGGTGGCTTCCATGGCCGCGGCTTCCATGGCGGCGGCTTCCGCGCCGCGCCGGCCTTTCACGGCGGTGGCTATCGTTACGGCGGATTTCGTCACTATGGCGGCTATCATCGCTACGGGGTCTATCGCCCTCATTACGGTTACCGTCACTTCCACCGGCGCTATTATTACGGCGGCTATTATCCCTACTACCACTATCCGCGCCGCTGCCGGATCATCTGGACCTATTACGGTCCGCGCCGCGTCTGCCGCTGGCCTCGCTGGCACTATCCGTACCGCTATTGGTGAGCACGATCGAAATGCAAAGGGCGCCTCAGCGGCGCCCTTTGTTCATATGGCCCATAGCGTTTTCGAGCGAAGTGGAGACCGGTTCACGTCAAGAAAACGCGTCAAAATCTAAAGCCAATCCTTGAGCTTCCACGACGCGGACTTCCACCGCATCAGGTTCTCGAGCTTCCATTGCCTGAACATCGCCGGCGGCCAGCGGCTGAGCTTTGAGGTTTCCTCGACCTCGGGCTTGGCGACGACGCGCAGCGGCGTTGCGCGCCGGCGATGCTGGCGCGTGGCCTCGCTGATCAGATCGACATATTCAGGCTTGTTGGCCATGGGGCGTCCTCGCGAACCGTCGCGAGGACGAGAATGTGGGCGACGCGGATTAACGGCGGCTTGCCGTGATCGCTACAATTGCAGGGAGCAGCTTACCGCCAATCCCTGACGTCGACGAAGTGACCGGCGATCGCGGCCGCCGCCGCCATTGCCGGCGACACCAGATGCGTGCGGCCCTTGAAACCCTGGCGGCCCTCGAAATTGCGGTTCGAGGTCGAGGCGCAGCGCTCTTCCGGCTTCAGCTTGTCCGGGTTCATGGCAAGGCACATCGAGCAGCCCGGCTCGCGCCATTCGAAGCCGGCCTTGATGAAGATCTTGTCGAGACCCTCAGCCTCGGCCTGCTCCTTCACGATGCCGGAGCCCGGCACCACCATGGCGTTGATATTCGCTGAAACGGTCTTGCCTTCAGCAATCTTCGCTGCCGCGCGCAAATCCTCGATGCGGCCGTTGGTGCAGGAGCCGATGAAGACGCGGTCGAGCTTGATGTCGGTGATCTTCGTGCCCGCCGTCAGGCCCATATATTTCAGGGCGCGATGCTTGGAGATGCGCTTGGCCTCGTCCTCGATCTTGTCGGGGTCGGGGACGATGCCGGTCACGGAGATGACGTCCTCAGGGCTGGTGCCCCAGGTCACGATCGGCGGCAGCTTTGCGGCGTCGAGGCGCAGCTCGTGGTCGAAATGCGCACCCTCGTCGGAACGCAGTTTCTCCCAGTAGCGCATCGCCTCGTCCCAGGCCGCGCCCTTCGGCGCCTTCGGGCGATCGCGCAGGAAGTCGTAGGCCTTCTGGTCGGGTGCGACGAGACCGGCGCGGGCGCCACCTTCGATCGACATGTTGCAGACCGTCATGCGGCCTTCCATGCTGAGCGCGCGGATCGCGTCGCCCGCATATTCCAGCACGTAGCCGGTGCCGCCGGCGGTGCCGATCTCGCCGATGATGGCTAGGATGATGTCCTTGCCCGTCACGCCGTCAGGCAATTTGCCATCGACGGTGACGCGCATGTTCTTCGCCTTCTTCTGGATCAGCGTCTGCGTCGCCAGCACGTGCTCGACCTCGCTGGTGCCGATGCCGTGCGCGAGCGCGCCGAACGCGCCATGCGTCGAGGTGTGGCTGTCACCGCAGACGATGGTGGTGCCGGGCAGCGTAAAGCCCTGCTCGGGGCCGATGACGTGGACGATGCCCTGGCGCTTGTCGAACTCGTTGTAATATTCGATGCCGAATTCCTTGGCGTTCTCGGCCAGCGCCTTGATCTGCTCGATGCTTTCAGGATCAGGATTCGGCTTGGTGCGGTCGGTGGTCGGCACGTTGTGGTCGACGACGGCGAGCGTCTTCTCGGGCGCGTGCACCTTGCGGCCCGTCGCGCGCAGGCCTTCGAACGCCTGCGGCGAGGTCACCTCGTGCACCAGGTGGCGATCGATATAGAGCAGGCAGGTGCCGTCCTCGGCTTCGTGCACCAGATGGTCGTTCCAGATCTTGTCATACAATGTGGTCGGCTTGGACATGAGCTTAAGCTCCGAAGAATGTGTGTAAGCGGATGTGCGCGCCTGGCGCGCGGGCAACAAATCGTCAGCGCAGCTTTTGAGCTGCGCGCGTAAGCTCTGACGTTGCCGAGGTCGCGAAGCGTCCGAAGAACCGGCCAGGCAGCCGCGAGCGATCGTCGATGACGATGCGCTTGACGGGGGCGACGCTGATCAGATCTGGAAACATTCTAGAAGCTATATAGCATGCAGAGGTAAAAGCGCGAGAGCTTCGAATTCGTCATTGCGAGGAGCTCTTGCGACGAAGCAATCCAGAGTCCTCCGCGGAAAGATTCTGGATTGCTTCGCGGAGCCTGTCATCGGGCCGCGCTTTGCGCGGACCCGGTGGCTCGCAATGACGAGAACGAGTACAGACAGCCGGGCAAAACAAAAAAGCGCGGAGCCGAGCCCCGCGCTTTCTAGAACTTGCCTGGTGGCGGAGCTTACTCGCCGACGGCAGCCTGGCGGTCCTGCTTCTCGACGATGCGGGCCGACTTGCCGCGAAGGTTGCGGAGGTAATAGAGCTTGGCGCGACGCACCTTGCCGCGGCGCACCACCTTGATCGAGTCGATCATCGGGGAGAGCAGCGGGAACACGCGCTCGACGCCCTCGCCATAGGAGATCTTGCGCACGGTGAAGCTCTCGTTGAGGCCACCGCCGGAACGGCCGATGCAGACGCCCTCATAGGCCTGCACGCGGGTGCGGTCGCCTTCGACGACCTTCACGTTGACGATCACGGTGTCGCCGGGGGCGAATTCCGGGATGTCCTTGCTGGCGGACAGCTTGTCGAATTGCTCCTGCTCGAGCTGCTTGATCAGGTTCATGGGTAAATCTCCATCGGCGCGCCCAGCCTTCGAAACGGGGGCTGCGCGAAATTCGTCTATCCAGCCATTGCGGATGTGGCCGCTCCTATAAGGCAAGCCGAAGCGTTTGTCACCCGTCTGTCTTGTTTTTTGGCGTTTTTTGGCGGCCGGCCCGATTCGGGGCCTTGCTCGGGATCTGGGCCCATAAATCCGGCCGCCGGGCCGCCGTCAGGGCCTCGGATGCAGCCCGCCGCCAGCTGGCGACCTTGGCGTGGTCGCCGGAGGTCAGGATATCAGGGATCGGAGCCCCCTCGAAAAGCTGCGGGCGGGTGTATTGGGGGTATTCGAGCAGGCCGTCCGAAAAGCTTTCCTCGGTTCCAGAGGCCTCCTTGCCCATCACCCCCGGCAGCAGCCGGACGCAGGAGTCGATCAGGGCCATGGCTGCGATTTCGCCCCCGGACAGCACGTAATCGCCGATCGAGACCTCCTCTAGGCCTCGCCCGTCGATCACCCGCTGGTCCACGCCCTCGAACCGCCCGCAAACGATCAAGGGGCCGGGGCCCCTGGCCAGCTCCACAACCCGGGCCTGGGTCAATGGCCGACCGCGCGGGCTCATCAGCAAGCGCGGCCGCTCCGGGCTGATTTCAGCAGCATCGATGGCCGCGGCCAGGACATCTGCCCGCAGCACCATGCCCGGCCCGCCGCCGGCCGGGGTGTCGTCCACGCTCCGATGCCGGTCGGTGGCGGAGGCCCGGATGTCCCGCGCCTCGAGTTGCCACAGCCCGGCGGCCAGCGCCCGGCCGGCCAGGCTCACGCCGAGCGGCCCCGGAAACATCTCCGGAAACAGCGTCAGCACCGTCGCGCGCCAGGGTGAGGAGTTGGTCATTGCTTCTCAGTTCTTGTCGTCCCGGACAAGCGCAGCGAAGCGGAGCGCAGATCCGGGACCCATAGCCACCGCGCTTCGTTTTGCGATGATCGGAGCTACCAGCTTAGCCAAAAACCACGTCTCGTGGTTATGGGTCCCGGCTCCCGTGCGCTTTGCGCACTACGCCGGGACGACCCGGAGGAGGGACTTC from Bradyrhizobium zhanjiangense includes these protein-coding regions:
- the rplS gene encoding 50S ribosomal protein L19 codes for the protein MNLIKQLEQEQFDKLSASKDIPEFAPGDTVIVNVKVVEGDRTRVQAYEGVCIGRSGGGLNESFTVRKISYGEGVERVFPLLSPMIDSIKVVRRGKVRRAKLYYLRNLRGKSARIVEKQDRQAAVGE
- the leuC gene encoding 3-isopropylmalate dehydratase large subunit, which encodes MSKPTTLYDKIWNDHLVHEAEDGTCLLYIDRHLVHEVTSPQAFEGLRATGRKVHAPEKTLAVVDHNVPTTDRTKPNPDPESIEQIKALAENAKEFGIEYYNEFDKRQGIVHVIGPEQGFTLPGTTIVCGDSHTSTHGAFGALAHGIGTSEVEHVLATQTLIQKKAKNMRVTVDGKLPDGVTGKDIILAIIGEIGTAGGTGYVLEYAGDAIRALSMEGRMTVCNMSIEGGARAGLVAPDQKAYDFLRDRPKAPKGAAWDEAMRYWEKLRSDEGAHFDHELRLDAAKLPPIVTWGTSPEDVISVTGIVPDPDKIEDEAKRISKHRALKYMGLTAGTKITDIKLDRVFIGSCTNGRIEDLRAAAKIAEGKTVSANINAMVVPGSGIVKEQAEAEGLDKIFIKAGFEWREPGCSMCLAMNPDKLKPEERCASTSNRNFEGRQGFKGRTHLVSPAMAAAAAIAGHFVDVRDWR
- the trmD gene encoding tRNA (guanosine(37)-N1)-methyltransferase TrmD; this translates as MTNSSPWRATVLTLFPEMFPGPLGVSLAGRALAAGLWQLEARDIRASATDRHRSVDDTPAGGGPGMVLRADVLAAAIDAAEISPERPRLLMSPRGRPLTQARVVELARGPGPLIVCGRFEGVDQRVIDGRGLEEVSIGDYVLSGGEIAAMALIDSCVRLLPGVMGKEASGTEESFSDGLLEYPQYTRPQLFEGAPIPDILTSGDHAKVASWRRAASEALTAARRPDLWAQIPSKAPNRAGRQKTPKNKTDG